AGATGATCGTGCCGCTGTTCTGCGTGCCCCTGTTTGTCGTGCTCGGCTCCTTGATTCCCGGCGGCTGGGTCATCAGCACGAAGAACTGGATGCCGAAGATGGAGCGCCTGAGCCCGGCCAAGAATCTGGGCCGCCTGGTGTCGCCCAAGCATGGCTTTGAATTCGGCTTGTCCATCGCCAAGGCCGCCGTGCTGGGCATGGTGATCGTGCATGTCTGCCGTTCCAGCCTGGTGCAGTACGTGGATTTGCAGCACCGGCCCCTGCAGCAAGCCATGCTCGATGGCTCGGCCTTGATGCTCGACGGCCTGATGGCCCTCATTTCCGTCTTCATCCTGTTTGCCATCATCGACGTGCCGGCGCAGGCCTTCTTTTTTGCCCGCGACCAGCGCATGAGCAAGCAGGATCTCAAGGAAGAGCATAAAAGCAGCGAAGGCCGGCCCGAAGTGCGCCAGCGCATCCGCCAGTTGCAGCAGCAGATCGGCCGGCGCAGCGTGCGCAAGACCGTGCCCGACGCCGACGTGGTGATCGTCAACCCCGAGCATTACGCCGTTGCATTGAAGTATGACCAGGACCGCGCCGAGGCGCCGTTTGTCGTTGCCAAGGGCGTCGACGAGATGGCGCTGTATATCCGGCAAGTGGCGAAAGAACATCATATTGAAACGCTGGAGTTGCCGCCGCTGGCGCGCGCCATCTACAACACCAGCCAGGTACAGCAGCAGATTCCCGTGCAGCTGTACCAGGCCGTGTCGCAGGTGCTTAACTACATACTGCAGCTGAAAGCATTCCGGTCCGGGCAGCGTGCTGCCCAGCCCGTATTACCCACCGAGATGGCCGTGCCATCTCATCTGAGCGAGGTAGTCCCTTCATGAATTTCCTGAACCGGTTGGTTGCCGAAATGCGCCGCCACAAGTTCGCCACGCCGCTGTTCCTGCTGGTGATCCTGGCAATGATCATCCTGCCGCTGCCGCCCGTGCTGCTCGATATCTTGTTCACTTTCAATATCGTGCTGGCACTGATCGTCATCCTGGTCAGCGTGTCGGCCAAGCGGCCGCTCGATTTCTCCGTCTTCCCGACGGTGATCCTGGCCACCACCATGCTCAGGCTGACGTTGAACGTGGCGTCGACGCGCGTGGTGTTGCTGCACGGACATACAGGCGCGGACGCGGCCGGTAAGGTCATCGAGGCCTTCGGTAACGTGGTGATCGGCGGTAACTTCGTCGTCGGTATCGTGGTCTTCGTGATCTTGATGATCATCAACTTCGCCGTCGTCACCAAGGGTGCCGAGCGTATTTCCGAGGTGTCCGCGCGCTTTACCCTCGATGCCTTGCCGGGCAAGCAGATGGCCATCGATGCCGACCTGAACGCCGGCCTGATCAACCAGGAAAAAGCCCAGATCCGCCGCAAGGACGTGGCCGCTGAAGCGGATTTCTATGGCGCCATGGACGGCGCGTCGAAGTTCGTGCGCGGCGATGC
Above is a genomic segment from Janthinobacterium sp. 64 containing:
- a CDS encoding EscU/YscU/HrcU family type III secretion system export apparatus switch protein encodes the protein MADNSTGDKTEKASQQKLKKSRQEGQVVRSRDLSTALGILISMKLFVFLLPSYLDTFRGLFAMAFMPLDSKGALDNAMSMAFTTSVGLLIKMIVPLFCVPLFVVLGSLIPGGWVISTKNWMPKMERLSPAKNLGRLVSPKHGFEFGLSIAKAAVLGMVIVHVCRSSLVQYVDLQHRPLQQAMLDGSALMLDGLMALISVFILFAIIDVPAQAFFFARDQRMSKQDLKEEHKSSEGRPEVRQRIRQLQQQIGRRSVRKTVPDADVVIVNPEHYAVALKYDQDRAEAPFVVAKGVDEMALYIRQVAKEHHIETLELPPLARAIYNTSQVQQQIPVQLYQAVSQVLNYILQLKAFRSGQRAAQPVLPTEMAVPSHLSEVVPS